The Fusobacterium perfoetens genomic interval CGTCTCCCTCTTTTATTTGAGAGAAATCTCCAAGAATAACGGCTCCTACATTGTTTTCTTCAAGGTTTAAAACCATTCCCATTATTCCATTTGTAAACTCAAGAAGTTCTCCAGCTTTAGCGTTGCTAAGACCGTATATTCTAGCAATACCGTCTCCGACTTCCAATACAGAACCTGAAGTTTTTATATCGAGGCTTTTTTTATAATTTTCTATCTCAGTTCTAATTATGTTACTTACCTCTTCTGGTCTGATATTCAACGATTACACCTCCAATTTATGTGTAGTTTACAGTGACTTAACCAGAGAATCCAGTTGAGTTCTTACTGTACCGTCAATAATTCTATCTCCGATTTTAAGAATTCCACCACCGATTATGCTGGCATCTACTTTTTCTACTAGGTTTATCTTTTTCTTAGTTTTTATCTCTAATTTATGTATAAGTCTTTCTCTTTGTTCTTTTGTAAGTTCTTTTGCGAAAGTAGCTTCTACATCAAGTATCTGATTTTTAGCATAATAAATTTTCAGATACTCAGCAACTATCTCTCTGATATTTGCCATTCTGTTTTTTTCAAGAATATAAAATATTATATTTTTTACTTCTTGATTTTCATTTTCATAAATTTTTCCAAGAGCTTCTATTTTTTCCTCATTTGTAATAAGAGGATGATCTATAAAATTCTTGAATTCTTTATCTGTTTTATAAGATTCCATTAGGCTGTTAAGTGCTTCATAAACATTTTTTACACTGTTATTAGATTCTGCTATTTCAAAAATTGCTTCTGCATATCTTTTTCCTATTTGGCTGTCTGCTATCATTCGGCGTCCCCTACCTTGTCAATAAAGTCGTCTATTAACAGATTTCCAGCTTTTGAATCTAATTTTTCAGTAATAATTTTTTCTGCAAGTTGAACTGCAAGAGTTTGCATTTCTTCTCTTATTACTTCTCTTGCTCTTGCTTTCATCTTACCTACTTCTACTTCAGCACTTTTTAAAATCTTGTCTCTTTGTGTTGTTGCCTCTCTTAAAATCTCTTCTTTTCTATCATCAGCTTTCTTTTCTGATAAACTGATTATTTTATGTGCTTCTATTCTGGCTTGCTTTAAGATTTCTTCTGCTTCTTCTTTTGCATCTTTAGCAGCTTGTTTATCTTTTTTAGCATCTTCAAGTTCTCCAGCTATTTTTGCTTGTCTCTCTCTTATTATTCTTCTAAGAGGATGCTTGAAATACTTATTGAACACTACAATAAGTATAAAAAAGTTTATTATCTGCCAAAACATATTTATATCAATTGAAATTGCAGGCATATTTTGTGGTGCCAAGATTATTACCTCCTTCCTAGATTAATTAATTTTTGTAACTAATTTATCTAGTTCTTACTTAACAAGCTCTGCAGCTTTCTCTAATATTGACATAAATGGGTTTGCATATAATAGAATCATAGCTATAACAAGTGAGTAAATAC includes:
- the atpF gene encoding F0F1 ATP synthase subunit B — protein: MAPQNMPAISIDINMFWQIINFFILIVVFNKYFKHPLRRIIRERQAKIAGELEDAKKDKQAAKDAKEEAEEILKQARIEAHKIISLSEKKADDRKEEILREATTQRDKILKSAEVEVGKMKARAREVIREEMQTLAVQLAEKIITEKLDSKAGNLLIDDFIDKVGDAE
- the atpH gene encoding ATP synthase F1 subunit delta, translating into MADSQIGKRYAEAIFEIAESNNSVKNVYEALNSLMESYKTDKEFKNFIDHPLITNEEKIEALGKIYENENQEVKNIIFYILEKNRMANIREIVAEYLKIYYAKNQILDVEATFAKELTKEQRERLIHKLEIKTKKKINLVEKVDASIIGGGILKIGDRIIDGTVRTQLDSLVKSL